One stretch of Paenibacillus sp. FSL R5-0341 DNA includes these proteins:
- a CDS encoding glycosyltransferase has translation MVAIYYVVFVNTLYFSILALSFRNIWTIFRRSHYSKYNTLSGSELVPSVSLLVPAYNEELTIIENVNCLMTLNYPTYEVIVVNDGSSDATLKILLEEYRLKPVPNTKIRGKIACQKIRGIYHNPEFPDLYVIDKENGGKADSLNAGINLSHYPLISSIDADSLLEKDALIRMARMYMENPEETVAIGGDVRIANGCKIENGAVQDVSLPRKIWPMFQSIEYLKAFLGGRIGWSHMNGLIIVSGAFGMFRKDAVIAVGGYRDGYPGEDMNIIIKLHRYMLENKLKYRVAFCPEAVCWTQAPDSYRILSSQRKRWGRGNLKNMLENRGMLFNPKYKVMGMVTMPYNVIFEALNPYFRITGLLALAGYVLLDMTQWPILVLFGLLNFVSGYLLSVGALVLEEIAFKRYNKLSDLVKMLVYSALKFVGYHQLGVLWRLQGHVQFMQNNNSWGTMTRQSWSEDEKKTSEAA, from the coding sequence ATGGTCGCAATCTACTATGTTGTTTTTGTAAATACGCTCTATTTTTCCATTCTGGCCTTATCGTTCCGTAACATCTGGACGATCTTCCGGCGGTCGCACTATTCCAAATACAATACATTGTCAGGCTCGGAACTGGTGCCTTCGGTATCTCTGCTGGTACCGGCGTACAACGAGGAACTGACGATTATTGAAAATGTGAACTGCCTGATGACGCTGAATTATCCAACATATGAAGTCATTGTCGTCAATGATGGCTCCAGCGATGCCACGCTGAAGATCTTGTTGGAAGAATATCGCCTGAAGCCGGTACCCAATACGAAAATTCGGGGCAAGATCGCCTGTCAGAAAATTCGCGGGATTTACCACAATCCGGAGTTCCCGGATCTGTATGTTATTGACAAGGAAAACGGCGGGAAGGCCGATTCCCTCAATGCCGGGATCAACCTGTCCCATTATCCGTTGATCTCTTCCATCGATGCCGATTCGTTGCTGGAGAAGGATGCCCTGATCCGCATGGCACGCATGTATATGGAGAATCCGGAAGAGACAGTAGCCATCGGTGGAGATGTAAGGATCGCCAATGGCTGCAAAATTGAAAACGGGGCAGTGCAAGATGTGTCGCTGCCACGCAAAATCTGGCCCATGTTCCAGTCCATTGAATATCTCAAAGCCTTTCTGGGCGGACGGATTGGCTGGAGTCACATGAACGGTCTGATCATTGTCTCTGGTGCCTTCGGCATGTTCCGTAAGGACGCTGTTATCGCCGTGGGTGGATACCGGGATGGTTATCCTGGGGAAGACATGAACATCATCATCAAGCTTCACCGGTACATGTTGGAAAACAAATTGAAGTACCGTGTTGCCTTCTGTCCTGAGGCCGTATGCTGGACGCAGGCACCGGATTCCTACCGGATCTTGTCCAGTCAGCGCAAGCGCTGGGGCCGTGGGAACCTGAAGAACATGCTGGAGAATCGCGGCATGCTGTTCAATCCGAAATATAAGGTTATGGGTATGGTGACCATGCCATACAACGTTATTTTTGAAGCGCTGAACCCGTACTTCCGGATTACCGGACTTCTGGCTCTCGCCGGATATGTGCTTCTGGATATGACGCAATGGCCGATTCTGGTTCTGTTCGGACTATTGAACTTCGTGAGTGGTTATCTGCTGAGTGTAGGCGCACTTGTCCTGGAAGAGATTGCTTTCAAACGTTACAACAAGCTCTCCGATCTGGTGAAAATGCTGGTCTACTCTGCGCTGAAATTCGTCGGCTACCACCAGCTGGGCGTACTGTGGAGATTGCAGGGACATGTGCAGTTCATGCAAAACAACAACTCATGGGGTACCATGACACGCCAAAGCTGGTCCGAGGATGAGAAGAAAACAAGCGAAGCTGCTTAA
- a CDS encoding response regulator encodes MPNTATLQREAAVNVYRSVEQGLKETGAETCGLMFIHCAGNSQPEQQVRTHLEQTSESAFQVWKDGATQAIAVLLPGLSLDEVHYEGLRIKHELQETVPGADPQITLASFPEGERPSKATIQHMAESSKLVDSSEIHIYTLDNTADEPERILIVDNDPTVREFLQLRLKMQGYETYEAVDGLAALELIEKVTPDLVLTELNLYGIDGLPFIHHIQNLEMEQPPKIVVLTEQRVEQTISQCFRSGVDDYMTKPFSPVELDARIRRCLH; translated from the coding sequence ATGCCAAATACGGCGACATTGCAGCGTGAGGCTGCCGTTAATGTGTACCGAAGTGTAGAACAGGGATTGAAGGAAACGGGTGCCGAAACATGCGGCTTAATGTTCATCCATTGTGCAGGAAACTCTCAACCTGAGCAGCAGGTCAGGACACATCTGGAGCAAACGAGTGAGTCTGCCTTCCAGGTGTGGAAGGATGGGGCTACCCAGGCGATTGCCGTCCTGCTGCCAGGTTTGTCACTGGATGAAGTTCATTATGAAGGACTTCGGATCAAACATGAGTTGCAAGAGACTGTACCCGGTGCCGATCCACAGATTACACTGGCCAGTTTCCCGGAAGGGGAGCGCCCTTCGAAGGCAACTATTCAGCATATGGCTGAATCCTCGAAGCTCGTAGATTCGTCGGAGATTCATATTTACACGCTGGACAATACGGCGGACGAGCCGGAACGTATTTTGATTGTGGACAACGATCCGACGGTACGCGAATTCCTGCAGCTGCGACTGAAAATGCAGGGCTACGAGACCTATGAAGCCGTGGATGGATTGGCTGCACTGGAGTTGATCGAGAAAGTTACACCGGACTTGGTGCTCACGGAGCTGAATCTGTATGGCATCGACGGTCTGCCGTTCATCCATCATATTCAGAATCTGGAGATGGAGCAGCCACCCAAAATTGTCGTGTTGACCGAGCAACGTGTCGAACAGACGATCAGTCAATGTTTCCGCAGCGGCGTGGATGATTACATGACCAAACCGTTCTCGCCTGTAGAGCTGGATGCCCGAATCAGACGTTGCCTGCACTAG
- a CDS encoding HEAT repeat domain-containing protein, with amino-acid sequence MFPSLALAYLFLYICIALVVVGVIVLFAMKMSHNGKRRKTAFYELKQRDYFTYLQTALTENSPLRLPPGKLAPLERRVIQDRLIEWIDQFKGEYRDKLITLCREAGFVEHDLKELGRLRYGRQIDAAYRLGGMRCPEAVPGLMELLKDEKPGPMAIMIGRSISRCTTRQGELKDMLALLLTKGKSIHHLAADILLETSLDTSRILIELLEDRNPDFVKVGLVAMWGQAVPEVMPALDRLVGAEHQDVRAEAVKLYLSASPALRDETILKLIQDTDPEVRAEVVQALGSKHASGSIPLLRKALRDEDWRVRYNSAESLSKLGEPGFEALCQAAVQGTGAEREIAMQQIESTMQHTRTDDRAVEQMIAHNKKRLLYDRYFGPVRENRTSKKRTGVATVGGDYTA; translated from the coding sequence ATGTTTCCAAGTTTGGCTTTGGCCTATCTGTTTTTGTACATCTGTATCGCACTCGTGGTTGTAGGCGTCATCGTATTGTTTGCCATGAAAATGTCCCACAACGGCAAACGACGCAAGACGGCGTTTTATGAATTGAAACAGCGTGACTACTTCACCTATCTGCAAACTGCCTTGACCGAGAATAGTCCGCTCAGACTGCCACCAGGCAAGCTGGCTCCGCTGGAACGCAGAGTCATTCAGGATAGACTGATTGAATGGATCGACCAGTTCAAGGGTGAATATCGTGACAAATTAATTACACTGTGCCGTGAAGCAGGATTCGTAGAGCATGATCTGAAGGAACTGGGCCGTCTGCGTTACGGTCGCCAGATTGATGCGGCTTATCGCTTGGGTGGCATGCGTTGTCCCGAAGCTGTTCCAGGCTTGATGGAATTGCTGAAGGATGAGAAGCCAGGCCCGATGGCCATTATGATCGGTCGTTCTATCTCCAGATGTACGACCAGGCAAGGTGAACTGAAAGACATGCTGGCGTTGCTGTTAACGAAAGGCAAGTCCATTCACCATCTGGCAGCAGATATTCTGCTCGAAACGAGTCTGGATACGAGCAGAATTCTAATCGAATTGCTGGAAGACCGGAATCCTGATTTTGTCAAAGTCGGACTGGTTGCCATGTGGGGACAGGCTGTACCTGAAGTGATGCCTGCACTCGATAGACTGGTAGGCGCAGAACATCAGGATGTACGTGCCGAAGCAGTGAAGCTGTATCTTAGCGCAAGTCCGGCACTCCGGGATGAGACGATTCTGAAGCTGATCCAGGATACCGACCCGGAAGTTCGCGCCGAAGTGGTACAAGCGCTCGGTTCGAAACATGCTTCTGGCAGCATTCCATTGCTGCGCAAAGCGCTACGGGATGAAGACTGGAGAGTTCGCTACAACAGTGCGGAGAGCCTGAGCAAGCTTGGTGAACCGGGATTCGAAGCACTATGCCAGGCTGCGGTGCAAGGTACAGGTGCTGAGCGCGAGATTGCGATGCAGCAGATTGAGAGTACCATGCAGCACACGAGAACCGATGACAGAGCTGTAGAGCAGATGATTGCACATAACAAAAAAAGACTGCTGTACGATCGCTATTTTGGCCCTGTCCGAGAGAACAGAACGAGCAAGAAACGCACAGGTGTCGCTACGGTAGGAGGGGATTACACTGCTTAG